A window from Chitinophaga filiformis encodes these proteins:
- a CDS encoding RagB/SusD family nutrient uptake outer membrane protein → MKQFRKIATYTALALLPVFANSCTDLSENLYDQIATDEFYNNKNEVVSAVLRPYTHANAWITPSGQNGWWRLSELSADQLAWPQKGRHGYDGGNWIRLHYHTWTVDDGPIRDCWRLVWMGTGFCTTAIENIEKRDAGAMGLTQAEKDGYTSELRLLRAFHYLRIMDLWGNVPIITKVGEPTSPATATRKEVFEFVEKEIKDNIDKAPHLSKALLGRMSKEGAYAMLVELYLNAEKWSGTARWDDCIAAADQLIQGGAGGVNGALALDTNLIDTYAPDNSNIAKENIFSIAYDFQISDFTPSWTGDFYHFVQGKINGNDRNGNDGVVVIPGVYTTFDAADKRKKQWILEGPQWVYGSADTIPVITTGNEYDGQQLVFVDNIRKNKIGSTVSNMTEGEENSGVRFNKYKLGSDKDPHYRSTDWAVYRLSWVYFAKAEALMRKNGGSATQEAVDLVNTVRQRAFSPEVWDAHKYTTSTLTMDELLAEIGREFIFEGYRRQVLIRWGKFTTGTWWDHKASEDFRTLFAIPQNQRANNTNLAQNPGYPN, encoded by the coding sequence ATGAAACAATTTCGAAAAATAGCTACATATACAGCCCTGGCCTTGTTGCCGGTGTTTGCAAACAGCTGTACCGATTTATCTGAGAATTTATATGACCAGATAGCTACCGATGAATTCTACAATAATAAAAATGAAGTAGTATCTGCCGTATTAAGACCATATACACATGCCAATGCCTGGATCACTCCTTCAGGGCAAAATGGCTGGTGGAGACTGAGTGAACTGTCGGCCGACCAACTGGCCTGGCCTCAGAAAGGTCGTCACGGTTACGATGGTGGTAACTGGATCCGCCTGCATTATCATACATGGACCGTTGATGATGGTCCAATAAGGGATTGCTGGCGGTTAGTATGGATGGGAACTGGTTTTTGTACTACCGCAATTGAGAATATAGAGAAGCGTGATGCCGGCGCCATGGGCTTAACACAGGCAGAAAAGGACGGGTATACTTCCGAACTGAGATTATTGCGTGCTTTCCATTATCTCCGCATTATGGACCTCTGGGGTAATGTGCCTATCATCACTAAAGTAGGGGAGCCAACAAGTCCTGCTACAGCCACGCGTAAAGAAGTGTTTGAATTTGTTGAAAAGGAGATCAAGGACAACATCGATAAAGCGCCTCATTTGTCTAAAGCATTGTTGGGACGTATGTCTAAAGAAGGTGCTTATGCGATGCTGGTGGAATTATACCTGAACGCAGAAAAATGGTCTGGTACTGCTCGTTGGGACGATTGTATTGCAGCCGCTGATCAGCTGATTCAAGGTGGTGCTGGCGGTGTAAATGGTGCGTTGGCACTTGATACTAACCTGATCGACACTTATGCTCCGGATAACAGCAATATTGCTAAGGAGAACATTTTCTCCATTGCCTATGATTTTCAGATCTCTGACTTTACTCCATCATGGACCGGCGATTTCTATCATTTTGTACAGGGTAAGATCAATGGAAACGATCGTAATGGTAATGACGGGGTTGTTGTTATTCCTGGTGTATACACCACATTCGATGCAGCCGACAAACGCAAAAAGCAATGGATACTGGAAGGACCGCAATGGGTTTATGGCAGCGCAGACACCATACCTGTTATTACTACCGGCAACGAATATGATGGTCAGCAATTGGTATTTGTAGACAACATCCGCAAAAATAAAATTGGAAGCACAGTTTCCAATATGACAGAAGGGGAAGAGAACAGTGGTGTACGTTTCAATAAATACAAGCTCGGATCGGACAAAGATCCACACTACAGAAGTACTGACTGGGCTGTGTACCGTTTATCATGGGTATACTTCGCAAAAGCAGAAGCGTTGATGCGTAAGAATGGTGGTTCCGCCACACAGGAAGCTGTAGATCTGGTGAATACTGTACGTCAGCGTGCTTTCTCGCCTGAAGTATGGGATGCTCATAAATATACAACCAGCACATTGACTATGGATGAACTGCTGGCAGAAATCGGACGTGAATTCATCTTTGAAGGTTACCGCCGTCAGGTGTTGATCCGTTGGGGTAAATTCACTACAGGTACCTGGTGGGATCACAAGGCGTCCGAAGACTTCAGAACATTATTCGCGATACCTCAGAACCAGCGGGCCAACAATACCAACCTGGCACAGAATCCTGGTTATCCAAACTAA
- a CDS encoding DinB family protein, translated as MMKQPEVWMRGPVAGVPALLQPVAHTLLQAQEEIHALMEHFPETLLWQQPAGVASAGFHLQHIAGVLDRLFTYAAGEALSATQLDYLAEEGKQAPGVTVNSLLAVLDAQVVAAVATLKIIDEGSLTAFRGVGRKQLPSTVMGLLFHAAEHTMRHTGQLLVTVKMLVNS; from the coding sequence ATGATGAAACAACCTGAAGTATGGATGCGGGGACCGGTAGCAGGAGTACCCGCCTTGCTGCAGCCAGTGGCGCATACGCTCTTGCAGGCGCAGGAAGAGATACATGCCCTGATGGAACATTTCCCCGAAACATTACTGTGGCAGCAACCTGCCGGAGTAGCCTCAGCGGGATTCCACCTGCAGCACATTGCCGGAGTGCTGGACAGGTTATTTACCTATGCAGCAGGAGAAGCCTTGTCAGCCACACAACTGGACTACCTGGCGGAAGAAGGCAAACAGGCCCCCGGCGTGACGGTCAATAGCCTGCTGGCTGTATTGGATGCGCAGGTAGTGGCTGCTGTTGCGACTTTGAAGATTATAGATGAAGGCAGCCTGACAGCGTTCCGGGGCGTAGGCAGGAAGCAATTGCCTTCTACGGTGATGGGCTTATTGTTTCATGCGGCTGAACATACCATGCGGCACACCGGCCAGTTGCTGGTGACAGTGAAGATGCTTGTTAATTCATAG
- a CDS encoding sialidase family protein codes for MKRYLLAAGLAIGSLLQAAAQQKAVLVKDEFIMQHPPVPAAHASTITELPGGELLAAWFGGSRESAPDVSIYTSRFRKGKWSTPVIVATGIVNDAARYAAWNPVLLTTRSGRILLFYKVGPNPREWWGLMQSSTDNGRTWSAAERLPDGILGPIKNKPVQLADGTILHPSSTESLDEKQWHIHVELSDSTGHNWRRIAIDCDTFGVIQPSILFHPGNRLQMLCRSRQNVIVQTWSDDNGQTWSPLSRQELMNPNSGIDAVTTRKGLQVLVYNPAIAGKDWWLGRNELRVAVSKDGEHWNDVYELVKQPKGEFSYPAVIQTKDGRLHITYTYNRENIKHVVLKLKRN; via the coding sequence ATGAAAAGATATCTTCTCGCAGCCGGGCTGGCGATAGGCTCGTTACTGCAGGCAGCGGCGCAGCAGAAAGCAGTATTGGTAAAAGATGAATTTATCATGCAGCACCCGCCTGTACCTGCGGCTCATGCCTCCACCATTACAGAACTACCGGGAGGGGAGCTGCTGGCGGCCTGGTTTGGCGGTAGCAGGGAAAGCGCGCCCGATGTTTCCATCTATACATCCCGGTTCCGGAAGGGAAAGTGGTCTACGCCGGTGATCGTTGCTACCGGCATCGTGAATGATGCTGCCCGCTATGCCGCCTGGAACCCGGTATTACTTACCACCCGCAGCGGCAGGATCCTTTTATTCTATAAAGTAGGGCCCAATCCCCGTGAATGGTGGGGACTTATGCAATCCAGCACCGACAATGGCCGTACCTGGTCTGCCGCCGAACGACTGCCGGACGGCATACTCGGGCCGATTAAAAATAAACCGGTACAACTGGCGGATGGTACTATTCTCCACCCTTCCAGTACGGAGAGCCTGGATGAAAAGCAATGGCATATACATGTGGAGCTGTCAGACAGCACAGGACATAATTGGAGGCGGATAGCGATAGATTGTGATACATTTGGGGTGATACAGCCTTCCATACTGTTTCATCCGGGAAATCGCCTGCAAATGCTATGCAGGAGCCGTCAGAATGTGATTGTCCAGACCTGGTCCGACGATAACGGGCAGACCTGGTCGCCGCTGAGCAGGCAGGAACTCATGAATCCCAATTCCGGCATTGATGCGGTGACTACCCGGAAAGGGCTGCAGGTGCTGGTATACAACCCGGCAATAGCAGGTAAGGACTGGTGGCTGGGAAGGAATGAGCTGCGGGTAGCAGTATCAAAAGATGGAGAACACTGGAACGACGTGTATGAGCTGGTGAAACAGCCTAAGGGAGAGTTTAGTTATCCTGCTGTTATCCAGACGAAAGACGGTCGCTTACATATTACTTATACATACAATCGTGAGAATATTAAACATGTGGTGCTGAAGTTAAAAAGGAACTAA
- a CDS encoding DUF6443 domain-containing protein: MKLAKYKLLIVIGVVGTIYSTTLKAQKPGGIRSIATPVATPGSYTHSAINYIRIWEPDMPLTDTAAVSSATRKIREVKQTTQYFDGLGRILQTVNKGMSGNGRDIVAPSVYDEFGREAFKYLQYSPQTGNATDGKFKMNPFNAQDTFYRNGVLNPGAIGDHIYYEHNEYDGSPLNRLLKSFAPGDSWATRPIENQYLINAVADSVRIWNVGTGIPTTSGIFPAGQLHKEVLIDEAGNQIIVYRDKSGNVVLRKVQISASLGTAHMGWLCTYYVYDDFNNLRFVIPPLAVETAMINGWSLTQQADGLCFQYQYDERRRMTVKKFPGGSRIFMVYDTRDRLVFTQDSVQRAKSPMEWLVTFYDTQNRPTMTAIYSGTSTREALQTSMNAAPVNQTITYTIPPKADLTLYNHDGRASYKATNSITMLGSFDSGTGADLTAEIDLAAPGDTMRLVATNPLPNIPASALTPLTYTFYDDYNYNGKHGFVSADLSKPQASDTLFPEILSSFNDLTTGLVTGRKVRVLGTETWLTTTIYYNDKGAPIQIISDNHLGGKDILTNLYSFKGTLLSSYMRHQNPKSNTAQTTLLTMMSYDQTGRILMTKKRLNDNPTLERTIADYKYDELGRLNLKRLGVSGTGAVLDSLNYSYNIRGWMQGINKAFVNNSMSKSNWFGQELCYDYGFTSGQFNGNIAGIKWKSGSDTIARAYGYSYDNANRLILAEFSQLSGTTWAKDKMDFSVENLSYDANGNIKSMRQKGMIGNKIDTIDQMTYTYQAYSNKLLAVTDPNPAKTASSELGDFINGSNTGNDYWYNPNGSLVADSNKHISSVVYNHLNLPTIITVDGKGIITYQYDASGIKLSKKVIDNTVTPARISITDYAGSFIYQQDTLELISHEEGRIRPVYKPGDSVRYVFDYFEKDHVGNVRTVLTEQSDFSMYSVTMETASAAKENALFSNIEETRTEKPVGYPEDKTTEKNMFVARLNAKTGGRKIGPSLMLRVMAGDTIQIKAKAFYKSQGPNKDGKLASVEDMLANLIQTFGSSNTADLSHAGSLTGNATPFTAEFYNSNYQRLTEKDKQPETPGRPKAYLNFVLFDDGFNLVNDNSGVRQVKAAPDELQDLNVEKMAVNKTGFLYVYTSNESLQDVYFDNIMLGLTSGPLIEETHYYPYGLIMGGISSNALKGSNYSENRLKYNGKELQSGEFSTGGGLEWYDYGARMYNAQIGRWQSVDPAASKMSRHSPYNYAFDNPIRFIDPDGMTPADTRDSMVPMPSGSVLYPATNVASVVGKIDDAVEEVTSGDGSRSLTTNVKQETMEEIDIMVAEQLKGTSDKLQTSGKINDSQASWPFNDDEITIRLVGIEIDNNAKLVGRQEISGELNAEGKATSEKNSSVETGAEAGDKTKVSATAEASKKREHSVTINSKTSSTSKGYKYEGQMQFTYKVSFKDAGMGHFNQNASTTLKIQTSGTFVTPTPIR; this comes from the coding sequence ATGAAATTAGCTAAATATAAATTGTTGATAGTGATAGGAGTTGTTGGTACTATTTATTCAACTACGCTAAAAGCGCAAAAACCCGGCGGAATCAGGTCAATCGCCACTCCAGTCGCCACTCCAGGGTCATATACGCACTCGGCAATTAACTACATAAGAATATGGGAACCGGATATGCCATTAACAGATACCGCCGCAGTTTCTTCAGCTACCCGAAAAATTCGGGAGGTAAAGCAAACCACCCAGTACTTTGATGGATTAGGGCGTATTTTGCAGACGGTTAATAAGGGAATGAGTGGAAACGGTAGAGATATTGTAGCTCCGTCTGTCTATGATGAGTTCGGGCGGGAGGCGTTTAAATATCTTCAATACTCGCCTCAGACAGGTAATGCGACTGATGGTAAGTTCAAGATGAACCCTTTTAACGCACAGGATACCTTTTATCGCAACGGAGTGCTTAATCCAGGCGCAATTGGAGATCATATTTATTATGAACATAATGAGTATGATGGCTCTCCACTAAACAGGCTATTAAAGAGTTTCGCTCCGGGTGATAGTTGGGCAACGCGTCCAATAGAAAATCAATATCTAATCAATGCGGTGGCTGATTCGGTAAGAATATGGAATGTCGGAACAGGTATTCCAACAACCTCGGGGATTTTTCCCGCCGGACAGTTGCATAAGGAGGTGCTGATTGATGAAGCGGGGAATCAGATCATAGTATATAGAGATAAATCGGGAAATGTTGTCCTAAGAAAAGTACAAATATCTGCTTCTCTTGGTACTGCTCACATGGGATGGCTTTGCACGTATTATGTGTATGACGATTTCAATAATTTGCGCTTTGTTATTCCACCACTGGCTGTTGAGACTGCAATGATCAATGGTTGGAGTTTAACTCAACAGGCGGATGGACTTTGTTTTCAGTATCAGTATGATGAAAGACGACGAATGACGGTAAAGAAATTTCCGGGAGGAAGCCGAATATTTATGGTCTATGATACTCGGGACAGATTAGTATTTACCCAAGACTCCGTGCAACGCGCGAAGTCACCCATGGAGTGGTTGGTCACCTTTTATGATACACAGAATCGACCTACTATGACGGCTATTTATAGTGGAACGTCAACAAGAGAGGCATTACAGACAAGTATGAACGCAGCACCTGTGAATCAGACAATCACGTATACAATACCTCCTAAAGCAGATCTTACGCTATATAACCATGATGGCAGAGCTTCATATAAAGCCACAAATAGTATTACGATGTTGGGTAGTTTTGATTCGGGCACAGGAGCAGATCTGACGGCAGAGATAGATTTGGCTGCTCCGGGCGATACCATGAGGCTTGTTGCTACTAATCCGCTTCCTAACATTCCTGCCTCGGCATTGACGCCTTTAACATATACTTTTTACGATGATTATAATTATAATGGCAAACATGGCTTCGTAAGCGCTGATCTTTCAAAGCCACAGGCATCGGATACCCTTTTCCCTGAGATATTGTCATCGTTTAATGATTTAACGACCGGCCTTGTTACCGGCAGGAAAGTTAGGGTTTTAGGTACGGAAACCTGGTTAACTACAACTATTTACTACAACGATAAAGGGGCACCTATACAGATTATTAGCGATAATCACTTAGGAGGAAAGGACATTCTTACGAACTTGTATAGCTTTAAAGGTACCCTATTAAGCAGTTACATGCGTCATCAGAACCCTAAAAGCAATACGGCACAGACTACGTTGCTAACAATGATGTCATATGATCAAACCGGTCGTATATTAATGACTAAGAAGAGACTTAATGATAACCCAACACTGGAAAGAACTATTGCCGACTATAAATACGATGAATTAGGCAGATTAAACTTGAAAAGGTTGGGTGTATCTGGTACTGGAGCCGTTTTGGACTCCTTGAATTACTCCTACAATATTCGTGGCTGGATGCAAGGTATTAACAAAGCTTTTGTAAATAACTCCATGAGTAAATCTAACTGGTTTGGACAAGAACTTTGTTATGATTATGGGTTCACATCGGGACAATTTAATGGTAATATTGCTGGTATTAAGTGGAAAAGTGGGTCCGATACTATTGCCCGTGCATATGGATACAGCTATGATAATGCAAATCGGTTAATACTAGCAGAATTTTCACAGTTAAGCGGTACAACATGGGCAAAAGACAAAATGGATTTTTCGGTCGAGAATCTTAGTTACGACGCAAATGGTAACATAAAATCAATGCGGCAGAAGGGCATGATTGGGAATAAGATTGATACAATTGATCAGATGACCTATACTTATCAAGCATATAGTAACAAACTGTTGGCTGTGACGGATCCAAACCCGGCGAAGACGGCCTCCTCAGAACTTGGTGATTTTATCAATGGTAGTAATACTGGAAATGACTATTGGTATAACCCTAATGGTAGTCTGGTCGCAGATTCAAATAAGCATATTAGTTCTGTTGTTTATAATCATTTGAACTTGCCCACCATTATTACCGTTGATGGAAAAGGCATTATCACGTATCAATATGATGCATCCGGTATTAAATTAAGCAAAAAGGTAATTGACAATACAGTAACTCCGGCAAGGATTTCCATAACGGACTATGCGGGTAGTTTTATTTACCAACAGGATACACTTGAGCTAATTAGCCACGAAGAAGGGCGCATCCGACCTGTTTATAAACCTGGAGATTCAGTGAGATATGTTTTTGACTATTTCGAAAAGGACCATGTTGGGAATGTGAGGACTGTACTTACTGAACAATCGGATTTCTCTATGTATTCCGTAACGATGGAAACGGCAAGTGCTGCCAAGGAAAATGCACTATTCAGTAATATAGAAGAAACACGCACTGAGAAGCCCGTTGGCTATCCAGAGGACAAAACAACTGAAAAAAATATGTTTGTTGCCCGGCTAAATGCAAAGACTGGTGGAAGAAAGATAGGACCATCGTTAATGTTACGTGTAATGGCGGGGGACACCATACAAATCAAAGCCAAGGCATTTTACAAGTCCCAAGGTCCTAATAAAGACGGTAAACTGGCTTCAGTAGAAGATATGCTTGCTAATTTAATACAAACATTTGGGAGTAGTAATACTGCGGATTTATCCCATGCTGGAAGTTTAACGGGAAATGCAACACCATTTACGGCAGAATTTTATAATAGTAATTACCAACGTCTGACGGAAAAGGACAAGCAGCCGGAAACTCCCGGACGTCCTAAAGCCTACCTTAACTTTGTATTGTTTGACGATGGCTTCAACTTAGTGAATGATAATAGTGGCGTAAGACAGGTGAAAGCCGCTCCAGATGAACTGCAAGACTTAAATGTGGAAAAGATGGCTGTTAATAAGACTGGTTTCCTGTATGTTTATACTAGTAATGAGAGCTTACAGGATGTCTATTTCGACAATATCATGTTGGGGCTGACTAGTGGCCCTTTAATAGAAGAAACGCATTATTATCCATACGGTCTTATAATGGGGGGAATTAGTTCTAATGCGCTGAAGGGATCTAACTACTCGGAGAATAGACTAAAATATAACGGTAAGGAATTACAGAGTGGCGAATTTTCAACAGGAGGTGGGCTGGAATGGTATGATTATGGAGCAAGAATGTACAATGCTCAAATTGGAAGATGGCAGTCAGTGGACCCTGCGGCAAGCAAGATGTCGCGTCATTCTCCATACAATTATGCTTTTGATAATCCAATTCGCTTCATAGATCCGGATGGTATGACTCCCGCGGATACGAGAGATTCAATGGTGCCTATGCCTTCTGGAAGTGTTCTCTATCCAGCTACAAATGTGGCAAGTGTTGTTGGGAAAATAGATGATGCTGTCGAAGAAGTGACATCCGGAGATGGATCTAGAAGTCTTACAACTAATGTAAAACAGGAAACGATGGAAGAGATTGACATAATGGTTGCTGAACAACTGAAGGGGACAAGCGACAAACTTCAGACTTCGGGAAAAATCAACGATTCGCAAGCGTCATGGCCGTTCAATGACGATGAGATTACCATAAGGTTAGTTGGTATAGAAATCGATAATAATGCTAAGTTAGTTGGCAGACAAGAGATCTCAGGAGAATTAAATGCTGAGGGAAAGGCAACCTCTGAAAAAAATTCATCGGTTGAAACAGGTGCAGAAGCAGGTGATAAAACAAAGGTATCGGCTACGGCAGAGGCTTCAAAAAAAAGGGAACATTCTGTTACCATTAATTCTAAGACAAGTTCTACATCGAAGGGGTATAAATATGAGGGACAAATGCAATTTACCTATAAAGTTAGCTTTAAGGATGCAGGAATGGGCCATTTCAACCAAAATGCATCGACTACATTAAAGATTCAAACCTCGGGAACATTTGTTACACCGACGCCAATTAGATAA
- a CDS encoding SusC/RagA family TonB-linked outer membrane protein codes for MLLLSLVAFSQSRTISGKVTETPGNAPLPGVTVQVKGSAKGTQTGPDGTYKLEVPQGATTLIFTFVGYKKEELPIAASGTTNASLSADVTALKDVVVVGYGTQKKSEVTSAVTSITAEDFRQSGARNALDLVQGKVAGLQISRLGGTNPNTGVAIQLRGVTSLTGTQQPLVVIDGIPNGNLDLLQQDDIESISVLKDGSAAAIYGTQANGGVILVTTKRGKKGPARVDYNTYFRKEYVQRRPDFLSADEFAAKIASGEIIAEDKGHRTDFVDLLVDHGNLSQYHNLAVSGGNENSTYRASMYYQNLEGILKENARRQYGGRLNIVSKGLNDRLTTQINLATNFNKANRLTDGGNLAGYYAFQPTYSPYNADGSWYFETTSTNELARLYQQTNMRQQQTTSGDAKLTLDLIKGLKASLFGSLQRDSWTDGAYADLASELSKESYQGTGYASQNNEMSNKYALEPTVEYNISINNKHNITAIGGYSYRYEVYQGFNANNYGFVNDRFEENNLNAGNQLKLGKAGMGSYKNDNTLIAFFGRVNYAFGTKYMLSAILRREGSSRFGANNKWGNFPAISAGWNMKEESFMSDVTFIDQLKLRAGYGVTGNSGINNYSSLVTMGTGGNYINPDGVWRQTYGPNKNPNPDLKWEKKAELNVGVDYGFLRGRLTGSVDVFTRKTSDVLESFTAQLPPFVTDNVYANVGTLKSNGFEITINSTNVDMKDFRWTTDVAFSTATTKLEKFSNSLYKATFKEYGAIGGFGALGNAIRTYEGGKLGNFYGKRFAGLTQDGLWQFYKKDGTKASADQLNSETDFAVIGNAIPKYYLSVTNSFKYKNWDLRVFMRGRMGYQVLNTMEMFYGTKKQLPNNVLHSAFTKHAALKDGYQYSSYYIENGGYMKLDEVTLGYNVPFKGNKYIRNMRIYFTGGNLATITGYSGNDPDFIKDTGLNPGIDALNNSDNRTPYMSTRSFMFGLNVGF; via the coding sequence ATGCTACTCCTATCGCTGGTAGCTTTTTCACAATCCCGAACTATCTCCGGTAAAGTCACAGAGACGCCGGGCAATGCACCTTTACCTGGTGTTACCGTACAGGTTAAAGGATCCGCTAAAGGAACACAAACAGGTCCCGACGGAACGTATAAACTGGAAGTACCACAGGGTGCTACCACGTTAATTTTCACGTTTGTTGGTTACAAGAAGGAGGAACTGCCTATCGCTGCTTCCGGTACAACAAATGCCAGCCTGTCCGCAGACGTTACTGCATTGAAAGATGTTGTGGTAGTAGGATATGGTACACAGAAAAAATCAGAAGTTACTTCTGCTGTTACTTCTATCACTGCTGAAGATTTCAGACAGAGTGGTGCACGTAATGCGCTCGACCTGGTACAGGGTAAAGTGGCCGGTCTGCAGATCAGCCGCCTGGGAGGTACCAACCCGAATACCGGTGTGGCTATTCAGTTACGCGGTGTTACTTCATTGACAGGAACACAACAACCCCTTGTCGTGATCGATGGTATTCCGAATGGTAATCTTGACCTGTTGCAACAGGATGATATCGAATCAATCTCTGTACTGAAAGATGGCTCTGCTGCCGCGATATATGGTACGCAGGCCAATGGTGGTGTGATCCTGGTTACGACAAAACGTGGTAAGAAAGGTCCGGCACGGGTTGATTATAATACATACTTCCGTAAAGAATATGTACAACGCAGGCCGGATTTCTTAAGTGCTGATGAATTTGCGGCTAAAATTGCAAGCGGAGAAATCATCGCGGAAGATAAAGGGCACAGAACGGATTTCGTGGACTTGCTGGTAGACCATGGCAATCTTTCTCAATATCATAACCTCGCGGTATCCGGAGGGAATGAAAACTCAACCTACCGCGCAAGTATGTACTACCAGAACCTGGAAGGTATACTGAAAGAGAATGCGCGCCGTCAGTATGGTGGCCGTCTGAATATTGTCTCAAAAGGACTGAATGACCGTTTAACTACTCAGATCAATTTAGCTACCAACTTCAATAAAGCTAACCGTTTGACAGATGGTGGTAACCTGGCAGGCTATTATGCATTCCAGCCTACTTATTCTCCTTATAATGCAGATGGTTCCTGGTACTTCGAAACGACCAGCACCAATGAACTGGCCCGCCTGTACCAACAGACCAACATGCGCCAGCAACAGACTACTTCCGGCGACGCCAAACTAACACTGGATCTTATCAAAGGGTTGAAAGCCTCCCTGTTCGGTTCCCTGCAACGTGATAGCTGGACCGACGGAGCTTATGCTGATCTTGCCTCAGAGTTATCCAAAGAAAGCTACCAGGGTACCGGTTACGCTTCCCAGAACAATGAGATGTCTAATAAGTATGCTTTAGAGCCAACTGTAGAATATAACATCAGTATCAATAATAAGCATAACATTACCGCGATCGGTGGTTATAGCTACCGTTATGAGGTATATCAGGGCTTCAATGCTAATAACTACGGCTTTGTGAATGATAGGTTCGAAGAGAATAACCTGAACGCCGGTAACCAGTTGAAACTTGGTAAAGCAGGTATGGGTAGCTATAAAAATGATAATACCCTTATCGCATTCTTCGGAAGAGTGAACTATGCATTCGGCACAAAATATATGTTGTCTGCCATACTGCGCCGCGAAGGTTCTTCCCGCTTTGGGGCCAATAACAAATGGGGAAACTTCCCGGCTATTTCCGCTGGTTGGAATATGAAAGAAGAGTCTTTCATGAGTGATGTAACATTCATCGATCAGTTAAAATTGAGGGCTGGTTATGGTGTAACAGGTAACTCAGGTATCAATAACTACAGCTCCCTGGTAACAATGGGCACCGGTGGTAACTATATCAACCCGGACGGTGTATGGCGTCAGACATATGGTCCTAACAAGAACCCTAATCCTGATCTTAAATGGGAGAAAAAAGCAGAGTTGAATGTCGGTGTAGATTATGGTTTCCTCAGAGGCCGTTTAACCGGTTCTGTTGATGTATTTACACGCAAGACTTCAGATGTACTGGAATCATTTACTGCTCAGTTGCCTCCCTTCGTAACAGATAACGTTTATGCAAACGTGGGTACACTGAAGTCCAATGGTTTTGAGATCACTATCAACTCCACAAACGTTGATATGAAAGATTTCCGCTGGACAACCGATGTGGCTTTCAGCACTGCCACAACGAAACTTGAAAAATTTTCCAACAGCCTATACAAGGCAACGTTCAAAGAATATGGCGCTATAGGTGGATTTGGAGCATTGGGTAACGCTATCCGCACCTACGAAGGTGGTAAGCTTGGCAATTTCTATGGTAAACGTTTTGCTGGTCTGACACAGGATGGCCTGTGGCAATTCTACAAAAAGGATGGGACAAAAGCATCTGCTGATCAATTGAATAGTGAAACAGACTTTGCTGTGATCGGTAACGCTATTCCTAAGTATTACCTGTCTGTGACCAACAGCTTCAAATATAAGAACTGGGACTTGCGTGTATTTATGCGCGGCCGCATGGGATATCAGGTACTGAACACCATGGAGATGTTCTATGGTACAAAGAAACAGCTGCCCAACAACGTATTGCACTCTGCATTTACCAAACACGCTGCACTGAAAGATGGTTATCAGTATTCCAGCTATTACATTGAGAACGGTGGTTATATGAAACTGGATGAGGTAACGCTGGGCTACAATGTTCCCTTTAAGGGCAACAAATACATCCGGAACATGAGGATCTACTTTACCGGCGGTAACCTGGCTACTATTACAGGATATTCCGGTAATGATCCTGACTTCATTAAAGACACAGGCCTGAACCCAGGTATTGATGCTTTGAACAACAGTGACAACCGTACTCCTTACATGAGCACAAGATCATTCATGTTCGGTCTTAATGTAGGTTTCTAA